A single region of the Brassica rapa cultivar Chiifu-401-42 chromosome A03, CAAS_Brap_v3.01, whole genome shotgun sequence genome encodes:
- the LOC103857536 gene encoding 60S ribosomal protein L18a-2 produces MVAFRFHQYQVVGRALPTEKDVQPKIYRMKLWATNEVRAKSKFWYFLRKLKKVKKSNGQMLAINEIFEKNPTTIKNFGIWLRYQSRTGYHNMYKEYRDTTLNGAVEQMYTEMASRHRVRFPCIQIIKTATVPAKLCKRESTKQFHNSKIKFPLVFRKVRPPSRKLKTTYKASKPNLFM; encoded by the exons ATGGTTGCTTTCAGG TTTCACCAGTACCAGGTTGTCGGAAGAGCTCTCCCGACAGAGAAGGATGTTCAACCCAAGATTTACAGGATGAAGCTCTGGGCCACCAACGAGGTTCGTGCCAAGTCCAAGTTCTG GTACTTCTTGAGGAAGCTGAAGAAGGTCAAGAAGAGTAATGGTCAGATGCTCGCCATTAACGAG ATCTTTGAGAAGAACCCGACAACCATCAAGAACTTCGGAATCTGGTTGAGGTACCAGAGCAGAACTGGATACCACAACATGTACAAGGAGTACCGTGACACTACCTTGAACGGAGCCGTTGAGCAGATGTACACTGAGATGGCATCCCGACACCGTGTCAGGTTCCCTTGCATCCAGATCATTAAGACAGCAACTGTTCCCGCCAAACTCTGCAAGAGGGAGAGCACCAAACAGTTTCACAACAGTAAGATCAAGTTCCCCTTGGTGTTCCGTAAGGTGAGACCACCAAGCAGGAAGCTCAAGACCACTTACAAGGCTTCCAAACCCAACCTTTTCATGTAA
- the LOC103857700 gene encoding gibberellin 2-beta-dioxygenase 3: protein MVVSLKPKSVTLNNSQVHVNPKCKPSPVLIPVVNLTDPNAKTQIVKACEELGFFKVVNHGVRPEFLTQLEEEAIKFFALPQFHKDKAGPADPFGYGSKRIGPNGDVGWIEYILLNANSDTKTTAVFLQTTPTFREVVEVFMEEMKDMSSKVLDMVAEELKIEPKDKLSKLVKVKESDSCLRMNHYPEKEETRRKEEIGFGEHTDPQLVSVLRSNNTEGLQICLKDGTWVDVPPDHSSFFVIVGDTLQVMTNGRFKSVKHRVLTNTKRSRLSMIYFAGPPLTEKIAPFSCLVPKQEDCLYREFTWSQYKSAAYKTKLGDYRLGLFEKQFPFSFSGTV from the exons ATGGTTGTTTCGTTAAAGCCAAAGTCAGTCACTCTTAATAATAGCCAAGTCCATGTTAACCCAAAATGCAAACCGAGTCCGGTTCTAATCCCGGTTGTAAATTTAACCGATCCAAATGCCAAAACCCAAATCGTAAAAGCTTGCGAGGAGTTGGGGTTCTTCAAAGTTGTCAACCATGGGGTCAGACCAGAGTTTTTGACCCAGTTGGAAGAAGAGGCCATCAAATTCTTTGCTTTGCCACAGTTTCATAAAGACAAGGCGGGTCCAGCCGACCCGTTTGGGTACGGTAGTAAACGGATCGGACCTAATGGTGATGTAGGCTGGATTGAGTATATTCTGCTCAATGCTAATAGTGATACTAAAACCACCGCCGTGTTCCTGCAAACCACTCCAACTTTCAG AGAGGTGGTGGAAGTGTTCATGGAGGAGATGAAGGATATGTCTAGCAAAGTTCTTGATATGGTAGCTGAAGAGTTAAAGATAGAGCCAAAGGATAAGCTAAGCAAACTGGTGAAGGTGAAGGAGAGTGATTCGTGTCTGAGGATGAACCATTACCCGGAGAAGGAGGAGACTAGACGCAAGGAAGAGATTGGGTTCGGTGAGCATACAGATCCACAGTTAGTGTCAGTGCTTAGGTCAAACAACACAGAGGGTTTACAAATCTGTTTGAAAGATGGGACTTGGGTCGATGTTCCACCTGATCATTCCTCTTTCTTCGTTATTGTCGGAGATACTCTTCAG GTGATGACTAATGGAAGATTCAAAAGTGTGAAACACAGAGTGCTCACAAATACGAAGAGGTCAAGACTATCGATGATCTACTTCGCAGGTCCTCCATTGACAGAGAAGATTGCACCATTCTCATGCCTTGTCCCAAAACAGGAGGATTGTCTCTATAGAGAGTTTACTTGGTCTCAGTACAAGTCAGCTGCTTACAAGACTAAGCTTGGCGACTATAGGCTTGGTCTCTTTGAGAAACAATTTCCATTTTCTTTTTCTGGTACTGTTTga
- the LOC103857538 gene encoding katanin p60 ATPase-containing subunit A-like 2 → MATDEPSPSRWSFLFGRKKLSEEQQEDGPSNTKEEPSQVVTNPVQEEGNTGLANGIREKPKKSMFPPFESAETRALAESLSRDIIRGNPNVKWESIKGLENAKRLLKEAVVMPIKYPSYFNGLLSPWKGILLFGPPGTGKTMLAKAVATECNTTFFNISASSVVSKWRGDSEKLIRVLFDLAKHHAPSTIFLDEIDAIISQRGGEGRSEHEASRRLKTELLIQMDGLQKTNELVFVLAATNLPWELDAAMLRRLEKRILVPLPDPEARRGMFEMLLPSQPGDEPLPHDVLVEKSEGYSGSDIRILCKEAAMQPLRRTLAVLEDTEDIVPEDELPKVGAILPEDIDRALSNTRPSAHLHAHLYDKFNDDYGSHILK, encoded by the exons ATGGCGACCGACGAGCCCTCTCCCTCTCGCTGGAGCTTTCTG TTTGGGAGGAAGAAGCTGTCTGAAGAACAACAAGAAGATGGACCATCCAACACCAAGGAAGAACCTTCCCAAGTCGTCACCAATCCAGTTCAG GAGGAGGGTAACACTGGCTTGGCCAATGGGATTCGAGAGAAGCC GAAGAAGTCAATGTTTCCACCTTTTGAATCAGCAGAAACTCGTGCTCTGGCGGAGAGTTTGAGCAG GGATATCATACGTGGGAATCCAAATGTCAAGTGGGAAAGCATCAAGGGCTTAGAGAACGCTAAAAGGTTGCTCAAAGAAGCTGTTGTCATGCCTATCAAATACCCCTC CTACTTTAATGGTCTACTATCTCCATGGAAAGGGATTCTTCTCTTTGGTCCACCTGGTACTGGAAAG ACTATGCTTGCAAAGGCTGTTGCTACAGAGTGTAACACAACATTCTTCAATATCTCAGCCTCATCTGTTGTTAGCAAATGGAGAG gtGATTCTGAGAAGTTGATAAGAGTGCTGTTTGATCTAGCTAAGCATCACGCACCTTCGACTATATTTCTTGATGAAATCGACGCAATCATAAGCCAACGTGGTGGTGAAGGACGTAGTGAACATGAAGCAAGCAGGCGTCTCAAAACTGAGTTGCTCATTCAG ATGGATGGGTTACAGAAAACAAATGAGCTTGTATTTGTTTTAGCAGCAACAAATCTCCCATGGGAACTAGATGCAGCTATGCTCCGCCGACTAGAGAAAAGA ATTCTTGTACCTTTACCGGATCCGGAAGCAAGAAGAGGCATGttcgagatgctcttgccttcaCAACCGGGAGATGAGCCATTGCCTCATGATGTGCTGGTTGAGAAATCAGAGGGATACTCTGGTTCGGATATTCGGATACTTTGTAAGGAAGCTGCCATGCAGCCATTGAGACGCACATTGGCTGTATTGGAAGACACAGAAGATATTGTGCCTGAagatg AGTTGCCAAAAGTGGGAGCTATACTACCAGAAGATATTGATAGAGCGCTGAGTAACACTCGACCATCGGCTCATCTGCACGCCCATCTCTACGACAAGTTCAACGATGATTACGGTAGCCATATCCTTAAATAA
- the LOC103857537 gene encoding rRNA-processing protein UTP23 homolog isoform X1 — MRVKRQKKNRRTVRFFTVCFGFRQPFKVLCDGTFVHHLVSREITPADTVISELLGGPVKLFTTRCVVAELQKLGKDYSESLEAAQMLSTATCEHDEAKPADECLSEVLGSKNSEHFFLGTQDAVFRKKLQMESIVPLLYGLNNSLQIDQPSDFQREVAKDSERKRLTMTDAEKRMLEKQTARILASNIGEGTAEEDKWETPRVVNSRNGLGVKDKPQFKRNRAKGPNPLSCMKKKKVNDAKKPQSKPKAESRSGAQEVKKGEGGGEKRTRKRSRKGKAGPDRT; from the exons ATGAGAGTGAAGAGGCAGAAGAAGAACAGGAGAACCGTGAGATTCTTCACCGTATGTTTCGGGTTCCGACAGCCTTTCAAAGTCCTTTGCGACGGAACCTTCGTCCACCATCTCGTGTCTCGCGAGATCACTCCCGCAGACACTGTCATCTCCGAGCTCCTAGGAGGTCCCGTCAAGCTCTTCACGACCAGGTGTGTGGTTGCGGAGTTGCAGAAACTGGGTAAAGATTACTCCGAGTCTCTCGAGGCTGCTCAGATGCTTAGCACTGCTAC GTGTGAGCACGATGAGGCAAAACCAGCAGACGAGTGTTTATCAGAGGTACTCGGATCCAAAAACTCGGAGCATTTCTTTCTCGGTACTCAGGACGCCGTTTTTAGGAAAAAGCTTCAGATG GAGTCTATCGTTCCACTATTGTATGGTCTGAATAACAGTCTGCAGATCGACCAACCTTCTGATTTCCAACGTGAGGTCGCAAAAGACTCTGAAAGAAAGAGGTTGACTATGACCGATGCGGAGAAGAGGATGTTGGAGAAACAGACTGCGAGGATCTTAGCTTCTAATATAGGAGAAGGAACAGCTGAAGAGGATAAATGGGAAACGCCCCGAGTGGTCAATTCAAGAAATGGACTCGGTGTGAAGGATAAACCCCAATTCAAGCGGAATAGAGCAAAG GGACCAAACCCACTTTCATGCATGAAGAAAAAGAAGGTGAACGATGCCAAGAAACCTCAATCAAAGCCCAAAGCTGAATCGAGATCTGGTGCACAAGAG GTAAAGAAAGGTGAAGGCGGTGGAGAAAAGAGGACAAGAAAACGGTCCAGAAAAGGAAAAGCTGGTCCGGATAGAACCTGA
- the LOC103857537 gene encoding rRNA-processing protein UTP23 homolog isoform X2, with protein MRVKRQKKNRRTVRFFTVCFGFRQPFKVLCDGTFVHHLVSREITPADTVISELLGGPVKLFTTRCVVAELQKLGKDYSESLEAAQMLSTATCEHDEAKPADECLSEVLGSKNSEHFFLGTQDAVFRKKLQMESIVPLLYGLNNSLQIDQPSDFQREVAKDSERKRLTMTDAEKRMLEKQTARILASNIGEGTAEEDKWETPRVVNSRNGLGVKDKPQFKRNRAKGPNPLSCMKKKKVNDAKKPQSKPKAESRSGAQE; from the exons ATGAGAGTGAAGAGGCAGAAGAAGAACAGGAGAACCGTGAGATTCTTCACCGTATGTTTCGGGTTCCGACAGCCTTTCAAAGTCCTTTGCGACGGAACCTTCGTCCACCATCTCGTGTCTCGCGAGATCACTCCCGCAGACACTGTCATCTCCGAGCTCCTAGGAGGTCCCGTCAAGCTCTTCACGACCAGGTGTGTGGTTGCGGAGTTGCAGAAACTGGGTAAAGATTACTCCGAGTCTCTCGAGGCTGCTCAGATGCTTAGCACTGCTAC GTGTGAGCACGATGAGGCAAAACCAGCAGACGAGTGTTTATCAGAGGTACTCGGATCCAAAAACTCGGAGCATTTCTTTCTCGGTACTCAGGACGCCGTTTTTAGGAAAAAGCTTCAGATG GAGTCTATCGTTCCACTATTGTATGGTCTGAATAACAGTCTGCAGATCGACCAACCTTCTGATTTCCAACGTGAGGTCGCAAAAGACTCTGAAAGAAAGAGGTTGACTATGACCGATGCGGAGAAGAGGATGTTGGAGAAACAGACTGCGAGGATCTTAGCTTCTAATATAGGAGAAGGAACAGCTGAAGAGGATAAATGGGAAACGCCCCGAGTGGTCAATTCAAGAAATGGACTCGGTGTGAAGGATAAACCCCAATTCAAGCGGAATAGAGCAAAG GGACCAAACCCACTTTCATGCATGAAGAAAAAGAAGGTGAACGATGCCAAGAAACCTCAATCAAAGCCCAAAGCTGAATCGAGATCTGGTGCACAAGAG tag